The genomic region TAATGTTTTTTACAATGAAGATGATGGGAAAAAGATATATAGCACAATTAGAACCCTATGAATTTGTCGTTTCCATAATGATTGCAGAACTTGCAACCCTTCCTCTCGAGGATGTATCAATTCCTCTTTTGTATGGGATTATTTGTATTTTCACAATATTATTTATTGAATTTATTATTTCTCAAATTCAACTTAAAAATATAAAACTCAGAAAATTATTTGGTGGTAAATCTGTTATTTTAGTCAAAGATGGCAAATTTATCAAAGAAAATTTGAAAAATGAAAAACTAACAATAAATGACGTATTAGAAGACTTAAGATCTGGTGGAAATTATGATCTATCTAAAATAGGTTTTGCTATACTAGAACGTAGTGGAAAAATAGCAGTTATACCAAAAAATAATGAAAATGAAAAAGTATATCTCCCAACCTCCATAATAATAGATGGAGAAATTGTGAAGGAAGGACTTAAATACATAAATAGAAATAATGACTGGCTTATGAAACAACTTAAAGAAAATAAAATAAAATCTCCAAAAGATGTACTCTATGCATATACAGACTCTAATGGTACATTTAAATACCAATTAGAAACAAAATAATAGTTTGAAAAGGAAAATGCAGTATGAAATTTAATATAAAAAATATATCAGTATATGGATCATATACCTTACTTATATTACTTATAATCTTTTCATTTTTGTATGTTAAGCAATCAACGTACCAGATAAATAAAAAACTTGATGTTATCAAAATATCTCTAGAAAACGATGACTGGGATTCTTCGATAAGTTTATTTAGTGAATTTGAACTAATGCATAAAAAAGAACTAGAGTGTTTCTCATTATTTTCAAATAAAAACGATTTACACGAAGTCTTATTATCAATTAAAGATATTTCTACAAATATGGCAATGAAAAATAGGGATATTTGTTTATCAAAAATTGAAATCCTAAAATTTTATATCGAACACATATATGATTCACAGATTCCTAAGATTAGAAATATATTATAAAAATATTAACGATTTTTTAAATAATATTATTTAATTTTGTAATAATATTGTATGATAAAATTTTTACTTATCAATAAAATTTGGATTTTTTCTATTTTGATATTATAATAAATAAGTAGATAATTTCATATACAAAGTTATAGTAATTTTTATTAGGGAGTGATTATATGCCATTAGTTACAACTAAAGAAATGTTTAAAAAAGCCTATGAAGGCGGTTATGCAATAGGTGCTTTCAATATAAATAACCTAGAATCTATACAAGGTATTATTGAAGCATGTAAAGAGAAAAATTCAGCTGTTATACTACAGTGTTCTACTGGAGCAATAAAATATGCTGGTATAGAATATTTAATATCACTTGTTAAAACAGCTGCTAATGAGAGCGGTTTAGATATTGCTCTTCACTTAGACCATGGTCCTGATTTTGAAACTTGTAAGAAATGTATCGATGCAGGATTTACTTCAGTTATGATAGATGGTTCTCATCATAGTTTCGAAGAAAATATAAATCTTACTAAAAAAGTTGTTGAATATGCACACTCTAAAGGTGTATCTGTAGAAGCTGAGCTTGGTGTACTTGCTGGA from Candidatus Arthromitus sp. SFB-mouse-Japan harbors:
- a CDS encoding DUF421 domain-containing protein, translating into MLIVLSRTIIIFVVMFFTMKMMGKRYIAQLEPYEFVVSIMIAELATLPLEDVSIPLLYGIICIFTILFIEFIISQIQLKNIKLRKLFGGKSVILVKDGKFIKENLKNEKLTINDVLEDLRSGGNYDLSKIGFAILERSGKIAVIPKNNENEKVYLPTSIIIDGEIVKEGLKYINRNNDWLMKQLKENKIKSPKDVLYAYTDSNGTFKYQLETK
- a CDS encoding DUF4363 family protein — its product is MKFNIKNISVYGSYTLLILLIIFSFLYVKQSTYQINKKLDVIKISLENDDWDSSISLFSEFELMHKKELECFSLFSNKNDLHEVLLSIKDISTNMAMKNRDICLSKIEILKFYIEHIYDSQIPKIRNIL